The Armatimonadota bacterium genome has a window encoding:
- a CDS encoding NAD-dependent deacylase — protein sequence MQSQLDLESLELADILRGSNRTVVLTGAGISTESGIPDFRTPGSGLWTRVNPIEILSVTAMRKDPKRFYDFKITLWRSFLAAEPNAAHKALADLENMGAIQCVITQNIDSLHHRAGSRHVLEVHGHMRTGRCQKCSRRFPFETLAAQVEAGDCPPHCDCGGVLRPDVVLFEDMLTDDFEKAVQESFSADLMLVVGSSLEVSPANTLPQYARRVAVLNVGPTQMDRGACWRSCSKAGELLPLVVERLNAKAGG from the coding sequence ATGCAATCCCAACTCGATCTCGAATCCCTGGAACTGGCCGATATACTGCGAGGCAGCAACCGCACCGTGGTCCTGACGGGCGCCGGCATCTCCACCGAGAGCGGCATCCCGGACTTTCGGACGCCCGGTTCCGGGCTATGGACTCGCGTGAACCCAATCGAGATTCTCTCCGTGACGGCTATGCGCAAGGATCCGAAGCGCTTCTACGATTTCAAGATTACGCTTTGGCGCTCGTTCCTGGCCGCCGAGCCTAACGCCGCGCACAAGGCTCTCGCGGACCTGGAGAATATGGGAGCCATCCAGTGCGTGATCACCCAGAATATCGATTCACTGCATCATCGGGCGGGAAGCAGGCACGTTCTCGAAGTACACGGACACATGAGGACCGGGCGCTGCCAGAAGTGCTCGCGGAGGTTTCCATTTGAGACTCTCGCGGCGCAAGTTGAGGCCGGAGACTGCCCGCCTCACTGCGATTGCGGCGGAGTGCTCCGGCCGGACGTCGTCCTGTTTGAGGATATGCTCACAGACGATTTCGAGAAGGCAGTCCAGGAATCGTTCAGCGCCGATCTGATGCTGGTCGTCGGTTCGAGCCTCGAGGTTTCGCCGGCCAATACGCTGCCGCAGTACGCCCGCCGTGTGGCGGTCCTGAATGTGGGACCGACTCAAATGGACCGTGGCGCCTGCTGGCGGTCGTGTTCGAAGGCAGGGGAACTGCTCCCGTTGGTCGTTGAACGGCTGAATGCGAAGGCCGGTGGATAA
- a CDS encoding WecB/TagA/CpsF family glycosyltransferase yields the protein MTSSVQPSSVELFGCRVDRVTMREAIARCGFFLAEGGPHYVVTADTSGIVIAQGDEEYRRIINEADLVTPDSIGVVWASRKFGQPVPERVPGVDTMEALCGLAAAEGLRVYLFGAAPGVAETAAANLRAKFPGLTVAGTRNGYFASTDEPGIIADIRNAGADVLFVAFGIPKQEKWIKQNLPATGARLAMGVGGSFDAFAGVVKRAPATIRKVHLEWLWRTLSNPRKIRKAATLPRFAWMVYRAKR from the coding sequence GTGACGAGTTCTGTTCAGCCATCGTCCGTCGAATTATTCGGGTGCCGAGTCGATCGCGTGACGATGCGCGAAGCAATCGCCAGGTGCGGGTTCTTCCTGGCCGAAGGCGGCCCTCACTACGTGGTAACCGCCGACACCTCCGGCATCGTGATCGCCCAGGGCGATGAGGAATACCGGCGAATCATCAACGAAGCCGACCTCGTGACCCCGGACAGCATCGGTGTGGTGTGGGCCTCGCGCAAGTTCGGGCAGCCTGTGCCTGAACGCGTGCCGGGCGTGGACACGATGGAGGCGCTGTGCGGCCTCGCGGCCGCCGAAGGGCTCCGTGTCTATCTGTTTGGCGCCGCCCCCGGCGTGGCGGAAACCGCGGCGGCCAACCTCCGCGCGAAATTCCCCGGCCTGACGGTCGCTGGAACGCGTAACGGATATTTCGCGAGCACCGACGAACCCGGGATCATCGCTGATATCCGCAACGCCGGAGCCGACGTCCTGTTTGTAGCTTTCGGCATCCCGAAGCAGGAGAAGTGGATCAAACAGAACCTGCCGGCCACCGGCGCTCGCCTCGCGATGGGCGTGGGAGGCAGTTTCGATGCCTTTGCGGGCGTGGTCAAGCGCGCGCCGGCAACCATTCGCAAGGTCCATCTCGAATGGCTCTGGCGGACACTCAGCAATCCAAGGAAGATCCGAAAGGCGGCAACACTGCCAAGGTTCGCATGGATGGTCTACAGAGCGAAACGTTGA
- a CDS encoding GxxExxY protein: MLADGDVTEQVIGAAIEVHKHLGPGLLESTYEACLCHELALRGVQFERQMSIPLSYKGVQLACGHRIDLVVERRVIVELKSVDALIPLHEAQLLTYLRTTGLHTGLIINFNVRFLRDGIVRRVL; encoded by the coding sequence ATGCTGGCGGACGGGGATGTGACGGAGCAAGTCATTGGTGCGGCGATCGAGGTTCACAAGCATCTCGGCCCCGGCTTGCTTGAAAGCACTTACGAGGCGTGTCTTTGCCATGAATTGGCTCTTCGCGGGGTTCAATTCGAACGCCAAATGAGCATACCGTTATCATACAAGGGAGTTCAATTGGCCTGTGGGCATCGAATTGACCTCGTCGTAGAGCGACGAGTTATCGTCGAACTCAAGTCGGTTGACGCTCTGATCCCACTACACGAGGCCCAGCTTCTTACTTACTTAAGGACTACCGGATTGCATACGGGTCTGATCATCAACTTCAATGTCAGATTCCTGCGCGACGGTATCGTCAGGAGAGTTCTCTGA
- a CDS encoding PfkB family carbohydrate kinase, translating to MTDTITPDVVTVGSMAIDSIRTPAGDAPNCLGGAAVHGSMSASFFARVGLVGVVGHDYPPHAIAMLEERSIDLCGVQHADGKTFFWQGYYEGDMGDAFTEVTDLNVFADFQPELPASHRKAPFLFLANIHPALQLYVLEQMESPLLTMADTMNFWITGEKDALTKVIQKVNVMFMNDAELRQYTGIPNVVKAARAVLDLGPDAIIVKKGGNGAVMFSKAGDPEGPLGMSYFSAPAYPIPSLTDPTGAGDSFAGGFIGYLAKVHDTSEAAMRRGIIYGSVMASFNVEDFSMNRVRRLTWPEIETRFARFEKIVAF from the coding sequence ATGACAGACACTATTACGCCCGATGTGGTCACCGTGGGGTCCATGGCGATTGACAGCATCCGCACTCCGGCGGGCGACGCTCCCAACTGCCTTGGCGGCGCCGCCGTGCACGGCTCAATGTCCGCCAGCTTCTTCGCTCGCGTCGGCCTGGTGGGCGTGGTGGGGCACGATTACCCGCCTCACGCCATCGCCATGCTCGAAGAGCGCAGTATCGACCTTTGCGGAGTTCAGCACGCGGACGGGAAAACCTTCTTCTGGCAGGGCTATTACGAGGGGGACATGGGCGACGCATTCACGGAGGTCACCGACCTCAATGTGTTCGCCGATTTCCAGCCGGAACTGCCGGCTTCGCATCGAAAGGCGCCGTTCCTCTTCCTGGCAAACATCCACCCGGCGCTTCAGCTATACGTGCTGGAGCAGATGGAAAGCCCGCTTCTCACGATGGCCGACACGATGAACTTCTGGATCACCGGCGAAAAGGATGCCCTTACCAAAGTCATCCAGAAGGTCAATGTCATGTTTATGAACGACGCGGAGTTGCGCCAGTACACGGGAATCCCGAACGTGGTAAAGGCCGCGCGCGCCGTCCTCGACCTTGGTCCGGACGCCATCATCGTGAAAAAGGGTGGTAACGGCGCGGTGATGTTCTCGAAGGCCGGTGACCCGGAAGGCCCGCTCGGCATGTCGTATTTCAGCGCTCCGGCCTACCCCATTCCCAGCCTCACCGATCCCACCGGCGCGGGCGATTCGTTCGCCGGCGGCTTCATCGGCTACCTGGCCAAGGTCCACGATACCTCCGAGGCCGCGATGCGGCGCGGGATCATCTACGGCAGCGTGATGGCCTCATTCAACGTCGAGGACTTCAGCATGAATCGCGTCCGGCGGCTGACCTGGCCGGAAATCGAGACGCGTTTCGCGCGTTTCGAGAAGATCGTGGCGTTCTAA
- a CDS encoding SGNH/GDSL hydrolase family protein, with protein sequence MNTLFCATLALGLAMAACAAQAAPSDASIRWQDASDLTVEGRGWTDNASFYNRFPARAKAVVRPELWGLSTNSAGIAIRFVTDAREIHARWKLINADLSMNHMAATGVSGLDLYVRLKGKWAWLAVGRPAGQENEATLISGLPDGKREYALYLPLYNGVTSVELGVPDGAVLDTAPPRTRDVKPVVFYGTSITQGGCATRPGMAYPALIGRALDIPTVNLGFSGNGRGEHEVSDLLAELDPSVYVIDAMPNMSPETVDERIRYMLKTIHTKHPNTPLIIVEHAIFPSAFNMEKGRAASDAWNKILAKIYKDNAAEWGGLLHYVKCDKLMGSDGEATVDGVHPTDVGFMRMAEVLTPAVKKAMGKG encoded by the coding sequence TTGAACACTCTGTTTTGCGCCACGCTGGCGCTGGGCCTGGCGATGGCTGCGTGTGCCGCGCAAGCTGCCCCCTCTGACGCGTCCATCAGATGGCAAGATGCATCCGATCTCACCGTTGAAGGGCGGGGTTGGACCGATAATGCCAGCTTCTACAACCGCTTTCCGGCCCGCGCAAAGGCTGTCGTCAGGCCTGAGCTATGGGGCCTTTCCACGAACAGCGCGGGTATTGCGATCCGCTTCGTAACAGACGCGAGAGAGATCCACGCGCGCTGGAAGCTGATCAACGCGGACCTCTCAATGAACCATATGGCCGCCACCGGCGTGAGCGGCCTTGATCTGTATGTCCGCCTCAAAGGCAAATGGGCATGGCTGGCCGTCGGACGGCCTGCCGGTCAGGAGAACGAGGCCACCCTCATCTCGGGCCTCCCAGACGGCAAGAGGGAATACGCGCTGTACCTGCCGTTGTACAACGGGGTCACCAGCGTCGAACTCGGTGTTCCGGACGGCGCCGTGCTGGATACCGCTCCTCCGCGAACGAGAGATGTAAAGCCTGTGGTGTTCTATGGCACTTCCATCACGCAGGGCGGGTGCGCCACCCGGCCGGGCATGGCCTACCCAGCCCTGATCGGACGCGCCCTCGACATCCCAACGGTCAACCTGGGGTTCTCCGGCAACGGTCGCGGTGAGCACGAGGTTTCCGACCTTCTTGCTGAACTGGACCCCTCCGTCTATGTGATCGACGCCATGCCGAACATGTCTCCGGAGACCGTGGATGAACGCATCCGTTACATGCTCAAAACTATCCACACCAAACACCCGAACACGCCCCTGATCATCGTGGAGCACGCCATCTTCCCCAGCGCTTTCAACATGGAGAAGGGCCGGGCGGCCAGCGACGCGTGGAACAAGATTCTGGCGAAGATCTACAAGGACAACGCTGCCGAGTGGGGCGGCCTGTTGCACTACGTGAAATGCGATAAGTTGATGGGTTCGGACGGCGAAGCTACTGTTGACGGGGTCCATCCCACCGACGTTGGATTCATGCGTATGGCGGAGGTACTGACACCGGCCGTGAAGAAAGCGATGGGTAAGGGCTGA
- a CDS encoding PhoPQ-activated protein PqaA family protein has translation MKRSRLPGIAAAALALVAPARADLSSYIAKPEAVYTWGQRSNRNDASGSVQELTMTSQTWQGNVWKHRIQVFRPTGAPHPEMCLLYNTGGNGGVGEEALGRMVANATGCTVAILFNIPNQPLYGKTEDGLIVYSWQKYVETGDEKWPLQFPMVKAVIKAMDTVQAAAKKAGDPEITKFVVTGASKRGWTSWLTAATGDKRIVAIAPMVIDMLNMPAQIPHQLAMYGKPSEMIDDYSSGGMLDALKTPKGKRIVEMVDPYSYRAKLSLPKMIVLGTNDPYWSQDALNLYWDDLTGPKWVLYTPNSGHALEDWTRVLNTLGAFARSMAAGKPLPTPKWQWTGDSSKATISISCDAPMKSARLFRAQSASTDFRKSTWMFSEIPVEGGKTSATATKPDTGFAATFVEMTFEQEGKPYTISTQMRILGAAK, from the coding sequence ATGAAACGAAGCCGGTTACCTGGCATCGCCGCCGCTGCGTTAGCGCTCGTCGCGCCGGCGCGCGCGGATCTGTCGTCTTACATCGCAAAGCCGGAAGCGGTTTATACGTGGGGACAACGGTCCAATCGGAACGACGCGTCCGGAAGCGTCCAGGAATTGACGATGACCTCCCAGACGTGGCAGGGCAATGTATGGAAGCACCGCATCCAGGTGTTTCGCCCGACCGGAGCTCCCCACCCCGAGATGTGCCTGCTGTACAATACCGGCGGGAACGGCGGCGTGGGTGAGGAGGCGCTTGGCCGAATGGTGGCGAACGCCACAGGCTGTACGGTCGCGATCCTGTTCAATATCCCCAACCAGCCGCTTTATGGCAAGACGGAAGATGGGCTCATCGTCTACTCGTGGCAGAAATACGTCGAGACCGGGGATGAGAAGTGGCCCCTCCAATTTCCTATGGTAAAGGCCGTGATCAAGGCGATGGACACCGTCCAGGCGGCGGCAAAGAAAGCCGGGGACCCCGAGATCACGAAGTTCGTCGTCACCGGTGCGTCGAAGCGCGGTTGGACATCGTGGCTGACCGCCGCGACAGGCGACAAACGCATCGTCGCCATCGCGCCGATGGTCATCGACATGCTGAATATGCCGGCCCAGATTCCACACCAGCTCGCTATGTATGGCAAGCCGAGCGAGATGATAGACGACTACTCCTCAGGCGGGATGCTTGACGCGCTGAAAACACCCAAAGGCAAACGCATCGTCGAGATGGTTGATCCTTACTCTTATCGCGCGAAGCTCTCCCTCCCGAAGATGATTGTCTTGGGGACAAATGACCCGTACTGGTCGCAGGACGCCCTCAACTTGTACTGGGACGATCTGACGGGCCCGAAATGGGTCCTGTACACGCCCAACAGCGGCCACGCCCTGGAAGATTGGACCCGAGTGCTGAACACCCTGGGAGCATTCGCGCGCTCCATGGCTGCCGGAAAACCCCTCCCAACGCCGAAATGGCAATGGACCGGCGACTCCTCGAAGGCGACGATCTCGATCTCCTGCGACGCCCCGATGAAGTCGGCCCGGCTGTTCCGGGCCCAGTCTGCCTCTACGGATTTCCGGAAATCAACGTGGATGTTCAGCGAGATCCCCGTCGAGGGCGGCAAGACCTCGGCCACCGCCACCAAGCCCGATACCGGCTTTGCCGCAACGTTCGTCGAGATGACCTTCGAGCAGGAAGGCAAACCTTACACGATTTCCACACAGATGCGCATCCTGGGAGCGGCTAAGTGA